A portion of the Sphingobium sp. CAP-1 genome contains these proteins:
- a CDS encoding phytanoyl-CoA dioxygenase family protein encodes MTNLSTYGHAVEPAVDDDLQRHGFCVLRDIASKTQIAEIDHALDPRFAATPFCQGGFYGPRTKRFGGLLKRVPAVERLVRHPAIMCLVRSVLDPWCDTIQLNLTQALELHPGAPAQFPHRDQDMWRGPTGQIEYLVNVMWPISPFKAENGATLIWPGSHNAGSTQDAQPVAVEAEPGSAILFLGSTLHGAGANMTGAIRRGIIVSYCLGWLKPYENQWLTYPPNAARAFDPELAALVGYQQHRPNLGNYDGQCPSILLRGEPPEYLAATDALRPDQEGALAEFLDQQRTGQLPPAGGIAEIGAGRNKREVKSNG; translated from the coding sequence ATGACAAATCTCTCCACCTATGGCCATGCTGTCGAACCTGCGGTCGATGACGATCTGCAGCGGCACGGCTTCTGCGTGTTGCGGGACATCGCATCCAAGACACAGATCGCGGAGATCGATCACGCCCTCGATCCGCGGTTTGCCGCCACACCCTTTTGTCAGGGAGGCTTCTACGGTCCGCGCACCAAGCGCTTCGGCGGCCTTTTGAAACGCGTACCCGCTGTCGAGCGGCTCGTGCGCCATCCCGCGATCATGTGTTTGGTGCGGTCGGTTCTCGACCCCTGGTGCGATACCATCCAGCTCAACCTGACGCAGGCGCTCGAACTGCATCCAGGAGCCCCGGCGCAGTTTCCTCACAGGGATCAGGATATGTGGCGCGGCCCGACCGGCCAGATCGAGTATCTCGTCAACGTGATGTGGCCGATTTCTCCCTTCAAAGCTGAAAACGGCGCCACATTGATCTGGCCTGGGAGCCATAATGCCGGCTCCACGCAGGACGCGCAGCCCGTGGCGGTTGAGGCGGAGCCGGGTTCGGCGATCCTCTTCCTCGGTTCTACGCTGCATGGCGCCGGCGCCAACATGACTGGCGCGATCCGGCGTGGCATCATTGTCAGCTATTGCTTGGGCTGGCTGAAGCCCTACGAAAATCAATGGCTGACCTATCCGCCCAATGCGGCCCGTGCGTTCGATCCAGAGCTTGCCGCGCTGGTCGGCTACCAGCAGCACCGTCCCAATCTCGGCAATTATGACGGCCAGTGTCCGTCCATCCTGCTTCGGGGCGAACCGCCGGAATATCTGGCTGCCACCGATGCCCTGCGCCCCGATCAGGAAGGTGCGCTGGCCGAATTCCTGGACCAGCAACGCACAGGCCAACTCCCCCCGGCTGGGGGGATTGCCGAAATCGGGGCCGGGCGGAACAAAAGAGAGGTGAAATCCAACGGATAG
- a CDS encoding type IV secretion system protein, producing the protein MASTLFNDFYMQVDNQLDLFLNERLQNVVEVVRGPLAVGLVIYIALFGYMVMRGIISEPWGELFYRMVKLCLLYIAATTVAYSEWITTPLFHGMPDALSQALSGRTITSVGAAFDDYFNQADSIVLIIRAKAATYIEINPMRLVLIALAVCLYALAGLSAAIGFSITIFAKIALAIIIALGPIFIALALFEPTRRFFHGWLGQVFNYIVLMGVIIAITTLISDLGSIAIAAAESKADVTIGAVLFAVYLFLGTIFFFQAPAIATGIAGGAAAGVGAFAGTAWGTMASPFRQRRIARNSRNLERAARRGGSIEAA; encoded by the coding sequence ATGGCCTCTACACTGTTCAACGATTTCTATATGCAGGTCGACAATCAGCTAGACCTGTTCCTCAACGAGCGTCTTCAAAACGTCGTTGAGGTTGTTCGCGGGCCGCTCGCCGTTGGGCTTGTTATTTATATCGCTTTGTTCGGCTACATGGTGATGCGCGGCATTATTAGCGAACCCTGGGGCGAACTATTCTACCGAATGGTCAAGCTCTGCCTGCTGTATATTGCCGCAACGACGGTCGCCTATTCCGAGTGGATCACCACGCCTCTTTTTCATGGGATGCCGGACGCACTCTCGCAGGCACTCTCCGGGCGGACCATCACCAGCGTGGGCGCTGCATTTGATGACTACTTCAATCAAGCCGACAGCATAGTTCTCATAATTCGCGCCAAAGCTGCGACGTATATTGAAATTAATCCGATGCGCTTGGTGCTGATCGCGCTAGCCGTTTGCCTCTACGCGCTGGCAGGGTTGTCTGCCGCGATCGGTTTTTCAATTACTATTTTTGCCAAAATAGCGCTGGCCATCATTATAGCCCTCGGGCCAATTTTCATTGCACTTGCATTGTTCGAACCTACGCGCCGCTTCTTTCATGGATGGCTCGGGCAGGTCTTCAACTACATAGTTCTCATGGGAGTGATCATCGCGATTACGACGCTCATTTCTGATTTGGGCAGCATCGCAATCGCAGCTGCCGAATCAAAAGCTGATGTGACAATCGGTGCGGTTCTTTTCGCGGTCTATCTCTTTCTCGGGACCATATTCTTCTTCCAGGCTCCGGCCATCGCCACCGGCATTGCGGGCGGGGCCGCCGCCGGGGTTGGTGCCTTCGCCGGGACCGCCTGGGGGACGATGGCATCTCCCTTCCGACAACGCCGCATTGCGCGCAACAGCCGCAATCTGGAGCGCGCCGCTCGTCGGGGCGGCTCCATCGAAGCGGCATAG
- a CDS encoding VirB4 family type IV secretion/conjugal transfer ATPase, whose amino-acid sequence MASAAVQLPQRKTPWRVLAREAEPGRYLPYARHVTPDVIALDSGDLMMMFRLEGLAFETADPIHLNDWHEKLNGTWRNIADDRLAIWTHIVRSAVGDYPEGQFRSKFAAELDGKYRARVTAKRMFVNEHYLTLLMRPAVGSADRTGLLLKRIAKAKAAEEEVDPDELARFEEKARDIEKLLRRCSPARLALYEHNGLIFSAPLEVLEQVMMGARSRVPLVRGHLGSALYGERVIFGRETVEIRAHDASRWQGIFGIREYPALTRPGQMNALLGQDFAFVVSQSFTFMGKARAAERLRRRQNQMASTEDAAASQALDLADAADDLQSNRFVLGEHHFSLAVFADSQRRLADNLSAARAALADAGLVAAREGPALEAAFWAQLPGNFAWRARPAAITSRNFAALAPFHTYPAGRPKGNHWGPAIAMMKTAAQSPYYFNFHVGDLGHTLIIGPSGAGKTVVQNFLMAQLEKTGAQQIFIDKDRGAEIYVRSAGGIYLTLKNGEPTGFAPLRALDYGPRNLVFLGRLIRQLVTPVGGQLGVTQERMIDEGLTSLGRLAPEDRSILALRQLLGQRDPEGIGARLEKWARGGSLGWVFDNEIDALSLEAPFVGFDMTDFLDNPEVRTPLMMYMFHRIDGLLDGRRLVIDIDEFWKALGDDAFRAFAQDGLKTYRKQNAFLVFGTQSPADALRSDISHSIMEQVATKILLPNPYGRETDYVDGLGLTQAEFKLIRHDLNPESRRFLVKQGHDSIVVELDLGGLSDELAVLSGTTETVTLLDAIRVEVGDDPENWLPVFHQQRRSPSSRKG is encoded by the coding sequence GTGGCTAGCGCCGCCGTCCAGCTGCCGCAGCGCAAGACGCCCTGGCGGGTTCTGGCCCGAGAAGCGGAGCCCGGGCGCTATCTTCCCTATGCCCGCCATGTGACGCCCGATGTGATTGCGCTCGATAGCGGCGATCTCATGATGATGTTCCGCCTTGAAGGCCTGGCTTTCGAGACGGCTGATCCGATCCACCTCAACGATTGGCACGAGAAGCTCAACGGCACCTGGCGCAACATCGCCGACGATCGGCTTGCGATCTGGACCCACATCGTCCGCTCAGCCGTAGGGGACTATCCCGAAGGACAGTTCCGCTCAAAGTTCGCCGCCGAGCTCGACGGCAAATATCGGGCGCGCGTCACCGCCAAGCGGATGTTCGTCAATGAGCATTATCTGACCTTGCTCATGCGTCCGGCCGTCGGATCGGCCGACCGGACCGGGCTGCTGCTCAAGCGGATCGCGAAAGCCAAGGCCGCGGAGGAGGAAGTCGATCCCGACGAACTGGCGCGCTTCGAGGAGAAGGCGCGTGACATCGAGAAGCTGCTCCGCCGCTGCAGCCCGGCGCGCCTCGCCCTCTACGAGCATAATGGCCTGATCTTCTCCGCCCCGCTTGAGGTGCTCGAGCAAGTGATGATGGGGGCGCGATCCAGGGTTCCGCTCGTCCGCGGTCATCTGGGATCGGCGCTTTACGGTGAGCGTGTGATTTTCGGACGCGAGACGGTCGAGATCCGTGCCCATGACGCGAGCCGCTGGCAGGGGATCTTCGGCATCAGGGAATATCCCGCGCTGACGCGCCCGGGACAGATGAATGCCTTGCTCGGCCAGGATTTCGCCTTTGTCGTCTCGCAATCCTTCACCTTCATGGGTAAGGCGCGGGCAGCCGAACGGCTGCGCCGCCGGCAAAACCAGATGGCCTCGACCGAGGATGCCGCAGCGAGCCAGGCGCTCGATCTCGCCGATGCCGCCGACGATCTGCAAAGCAACCGGTTCGTGCTCGGGGAGCATCATTTCTCGTTGGCGGTCTTCGCCGACAGCCAAAGGCGACTTGCCGACAATCTCTCGGCCGCGCGTGCGGCGCTGGCCGATGCTGGTTTGGTGGCGGCGCGCGAAGGACCAGCGCTCGAAGCAGCGTTCTGGGCGCAGCTGCCCGGAAATTTCGCATGGCGGGCGCGGCCGGCGGCGATCACCTCGCGCAATTTTGCTGCCTTGGCGCCGTTCCATACCTATCCCGCAGGCCGGCCCAAGGGGAACCATTGGGGGCCTGCGATCGCCATGATGAAGACGGCCGCGCAATCGCCCTATTATTTCAACTTCCATGTTGGCGACTTGGGTCACACACTGATCATCGGTCCTTCCGGCGCGGGCAAGACCGTCGTCCAGAATTTTCTGATGGCGCAGCTCGAGAAAACGGGCGCGCAGCAGATCTTCATCGACAAGGACCGCGGCGCGGAGATTTATGTCCGGTCCGCGGGCGGGATCTATCTGACGCTGAAGAATGGGGAGCCTACAGGTTTCGCGCCCCTGCGGGCACTCGACTATGGTCCGCGCAATCTTGTCTTCCTGGGGCGCTTGATCCGGCAGCTGGTGACGCCGGTCGGAGGCCAGCTCGGCGTCACGCAGGAGCGCATGATCGATGAGGGGCTGACCTCGCTCGGACGCCTCGCGCCGGAGGACCGTTCCATTCTCGCGCTTCGCCAGCTGCTCGGTCAGCGCGACCCGGAAGGCATCGGTGCCCGGTTGGAGAAATGGGCGCGGGGCGGATCGCTCGGCTGGGTGTTCGACAATGAAATCGACGCTTTGTCGCTGGAGGCGCCGTTCGTCGGTTTCGACATGACCGATTTTCTCGACAACCCCGAAGTTCGCACGCCGCTCATGATGTACATGTTCCACCGGATCGACGGTCTCCTCGACGGCCGGCGGCTTGTGATCGACATCGACGAATTCTGGAAAGCCTTGGGGGACGATGCGTTCCGCGCCTTTGCGCAGGACGGCCTCAAGACCTACCGCAAGCAGAATGCCTTTCTTGTCTTCGGCACGCAAAGCCCTGCGGATGCGCTGCGTTCGGACATTTCGCACAGCATCATGGAGCAGGTTGCGACCAAGATACTGCTTCCCAACCCCTACGGCCGCGAAACGGACTATGTCGATGGACTGGGTCTGACCCAGGCGGAATTCAAGCTCATCCGCCATGATCTGAATCCGGAATCCCGCCGGTTCCTGGTCAAGCAAGGGCATGACTCAATTGTCGTCGAGCTCGATCTTGGCGGTCTCTCCGACGAGCTGGCAGTTCTCTCGGGCACCACGGAAACGGTGACGCTGCTCGATGCCATCCGCGTCGAGGTCGGCGACGATCCCGAAAACTGGCTGCCTGTCTTTCACCAGCAGCGTCGGTCTCCATCGAGCAGGAAAGGATGA
- the virB11 gene encoding P-type DNA transfer ATPase VirB11, producing MRDTAVLRHYLAPLLPLLEPEDVTELVVNRPGEAGIEDRQGWRWQEMPELDSDWLSTLAVAAASFTHQDIDGQSPICSTVLPGGERCQIVIPSVTPSGCPSFTIRKPSTVTLPIDQLAGAGLFRMTRASAKGLTDVDARLVALRDAGDWPEFFKVAVPARKNILVSGATGSGKTTLAKALIQLIPPEERLLTIEDTRELVVPHRNVVHMVYSSEGQGLAKVGAKQLLESALRMRPDRILLQELRDGTAFFYLRNVNSGHPGSITTVHAGSPAGAFEQLTLLVKESEGGCDLARDDIRGLLRMLVDVVVQTRRHGGRFEVDEIYFEPRMGDAGAA from the coding sequence ATGCGCGATACCGCCGTCCTCCGTCACTATCTCGCGCCGCTCCTGCCCCTCCTGGAACCGGAGGATGTCACGGAGCTGGTGGTCAACCGCCCGGGAGAAGCGGGGATCGAGGACCGCCAAGGGTGGCGCTGGCAGGAGATGCCGGAGCTGGACAGCGACTGGCTTTCTACCCTGGCTGTTGCCGCGGCGAGCTTCACGCACCAGGATATCGATGGTCAGTCTCCGATCTGTTCGACGGTCCTGCCGGGCGGCGAGCGCTGCCAGATCGTCATACCGTCGGTCACCCCAAGCGGTTGCCCTTCCTTCACGATCCGCAAACCGTCGACCGTGACCCTGCCGATCGACCAACTGGCTGGGGCCGGGCTGTTCCGGATGACGCGCGCCAGCGCCAAGGGGCTCACCGATGTCGATGCGCGGTTAGTGGCGCTGCGCGACGCGGGCGACTGGCCGGAATTCTTCAAGGTCGCCGTTCCGGCACGCAAGAACATTCTGGTCAGTGGCGCCACGGGTTCGGGAAAGACGACCCTCGCGAAAGCGCTCATCCAGCTTATCCCACCGGAGGAGCGGTTGCTCACCATCGAAGACACCCGTGAGCTGGTCGTGCCTCATCGCAATGTCGTCCATATGGTCTATTCGAGCGAGGGGCAGGGCCTGGCCAAGGTTGGCGCCAAGCAGCTGCTCGAAAGCGCGCTGCGCATGCGGCCCGACCGCATCCTGCTCCAGGAGCTGCGTGACGGCACCGCATTCTTCTATCTGAGGAACGTCAATTCCGGGCATCCCGGATCGATCACGACCGTCCACGCCGGTTCACCCGCCGGCGCGTTCGAACAGCTGACGCTGCTCGTCAAGGAATCGGAAGGCGGCTGCGATCTCGCCCGCGACGATATTCGCGGACTCCTTCGCATGCTCGTCGACGTCGTTGTGCAGACACGCCGTCACGGCGGGCGGTTTGAGGTCGACGAGATCTATTTCGAGCCGAGGATGGGCGATGCTGGCGCAGCGTAG
- a CDS encoding TrbC/VirB2 family protein, giving the protein MTAITARLGSQPQWARLLLRIAGIVGLAMLLSLLLSDPAHAQGADGITSMAENIKTWLTGTFAKTIAVIAVVIVGFMFFTGRASLGLLVTVIVGIFIVFSAQWIVDTITGGA; this is encoded by the coding sequence ATGACAGCGATCACCGCCCGCCTGGGCTCCCAGCCCCAATGGGCGCGTCTTCTGCTGCGCATCGCCGGCATCGTCGGCCTGGCGATGCTTCTCTCTTTGCTGCTGAGCGATCCTGCTCATGCGCAAGGCGCGGACGGCATCACCTCCATGGCCGAGAACATCAAGACCTGGCTGACGGGAACCTTTGCCAAGACGATCGCGGTCATCGCCGTCGTCATCGTCGGTTTCATGTTCTTCACCGGACGGGCGAGCCTTGGCCTTTTGGTGACGGTCATCGTCGGCATTTTCATCGTCTTCAGCGCGCAGTGGATCGTCGATACCATCACAGGTGGCGCGTGA
- a CDS encoding type IV secretion system protein VirB3 — protein MKEAAPSNERLREETLFLAVTRPTMWLGVPLEASLPIALAACLTLIVSGNPLYAVAIGGACLAVARLIVRHDANAFRLLWLWTLTKARCRNRGWWGGSSYSPLPVAGMKRKGFARG, from the coding sequence GTGAAGGAGGCAGCGCCCTCGAACGAGCGGCTGCGCGAGGAAACGCTTTTCCTTGCGGTGACCCGACCGACGATGTGGCTGGGCGTACCGCTCGAAGCGTCCTTGCCGATCGCGCTTGCTGCCTGTCTCACCCTGATTGTTAGCGGAAATCCGCTTTACGCGGTGGCGATCGGCGGCGCGTGCCTCGCGGTGGCGCGCCTCATCGTGCGCCACGACGCCAATGCCTTTCGCCTGCTATGGTTATGGACTTTGACCAAGGCGCGCTGCCGGAACCGCGGCTGGTGGGGCGGCAGTTCCTATTCGCCGCTGCCGGTCGCGGGGATGAAGCGCAAGGGTTTCGCGCGTGGCTAG
- a CDS encoding lytic transglycosylase domain-containing protein has translation MILDVASLLALAGSCAPSVAPETLISIVHTESRFNTLAIGVNSPGARKPVPATRAQAIAAARRLIRQGYNIDLGLGQINSANLGWLGLSVEDAFEPCRNLAAAARVLTTNYQSVAHSAQSSDHAIATALSLYNTGDRRRGFRNGYVARVYASASTIVPLIRGRPTAPVLPARVQLADAAIAKPQTYGLAATQAAGWNTAADARQASLMVFGDGTTSQKGQHP, from the coding sequence ATGATCCTCGACGTCGCTAGTCTTCTCGCCCTTGCAGGCTCATGCGCGCCAAGCGTGGCGCCTGAGACGCTGATCTCGATCGTTCACACGGAAAGCCGATTCAACACGCTGGCGATCGGGGTCAACAGTCCGGGTGCGCGCAAGCCGGTGCCGGCGACGAGGGCACAGGCGATTGCCGCCGCGCGTCGCCTCATTCGCCAAGGCTACAACATCGACTTGGGCTTGGGGCAGATCAACAGCGCCAACCTCGGATGGCTCGGTCTGTCGGTGGAGGATGCCTTCGAGCCGTGCCGCAACCTTGCCGCCGCCGCGCGGGTGTTGACGACCAACTATCAGTCGGTGGCGCACTCGGCCCAGAGTTCGGACCATGCGATCGCAACAGCGCTCTCGCTCTACAATACCGGCGATCGGCGGCGCGGCTTTCGCAATGGTTATGTCGCCCGGGTCTATGCCAGCGCGTCGACCATCGTCCCCCTGATCCGCGGCAGGCCAACAGCGCCGGTCCTGCCGGCGCGCGTCCAGCTTGCCGACGCGGCGATCGCCAAACCGCAAACCTATGGGCTCGCGGCGACGCAGGCGGCCGGTTGGAACACCGCCGCCGATGCCCGGCAAGCCTCGCTCATGGTCTTCGGGGACGGGACAACTTCTCAGAAAGGACAGCATCCATGA
- a CDS encoding EexN family lipoprotein yields MLRAIVVSVTLVGLLGCKPPTGKDEYRSNSDLRNQTLRDCANGTHPSSRECVNAQDVKDLDDLKRSL; encoded by the coding sequence ATGCTCCGGGCCATTGTCGTAAGCGTTACTTTGGTTGGCTTGCTCGGGTGCAAACCGCCGACCGGAAAAGATGAGTATCGCAGTAACTCCGATCTGCGGAATCAAACGCTCAGGGATTGCGCGAACGGAACCCATCCAAGTTCCCGCGAGTGCGTCAATGCTCAGGACGTTAAAGATCTCGATGACCTGAAGCGGTCACTTTGA
- the virB10 gene encoding type IV secretion system protein VirB10 gives MADEPSPVVRPLPGADPTPERHEILHERGIEPIGGTTPARRNTALIFAGTAMVLGILWVNSGTGQQSSSRDLTAPAGAARERPDIVARETVDYAAVAPQPRPLEAAVADPNAPVLNPAAGVPGPDGQIVPAMQPGAATNGTSTARPTLAEQARRSTLIAYGGRDLGGEAGAPTSAGAAGEAPDNAAGAPESGEGRAPNALDLLRQSSSIGEARASMLPNRNFLITAGTLIPCILQTAINSAQPGYTSCLIPRDVYSENGRVVLMEKGTRVLGEYRGGIQQGQNRLFVLWTRAVTPQGVRIDLASPGSDALGRAGLAGAVDSFFWARFGGALLLSLVDDAAYIAGQAASSGNGNFNNVTRAPSEGAAIALQNNINIRPVLKKNQGEEVGIFVAKDFNFADVYNLELRR, from the coding sequence ATGGCCGATGAACCGTCCCCTGTCGTGCGCCCGCTGCCCGGTGCCGATCCAACGCCCGAAAGGCACGAAATTCTTCACGAGCGTGGAATCGAGCCGATCGGCGGCACGACGCCCGCGCGGCGCAACACCGCGCTGATCTTCGCCGGCACGGCAATGGTCTTGGGTATTCTCTGGGTGAATTCCGGCACGGGCCAGCAATCCTCGTCTCGTGACCTCACCGCGCCGGCAGGCGCAGCCCGGGAACGACCCGATATCGTCGCCCGGGAAACCGTCGATTATGCCGCGGTCGCACCCCAACCCCGGCCGCTCGAGGCTGCCGTGGCGGACCCCAACGCGCCGGTGCTCAATCCTGCCGCTGGCGTTCCCGGCCCTGACGGCCAGATTGTTCCCGCCATGCAGCCGGGCGCGGCGACGAACGGAACCAGTACCGCTCGGCCAACGCTTGCCGAGCAGGCGCGGCGGTCCACACTGATTGCATATGGGGGTCGCGATCTTGGCGGCGAGGCTGGCGCGCCCACATCTGCAGGAGCTGCCGGCGAAGCGCCCGACAACGCTGCCGGAGCGCCAGAGAGCGGCGAGGGCAGGGCGCCCAACGCGCTCGATCTTTTGCGGCAAAGCTCGTCGATCGGGGAAGCGCGGGCCTCGATGCTGCCGAACCGCAACTTTCTGATTACGGCGGGCACGTTGATCCCCTGTATCCTCCAAACCGCCATCAATTCCGCGCAGCCCGGTTACACGTCTTGCCTGATCCCGCGAGACGTTTATTCCGAGAATGGCCGGGTCGTACTCATGGAAAAGGGCACGCGCGTTCTCGGCGAATATCGCGGCGGCATCCAGCAAGGGCAAAATCGCCTGTTCGTCCTCTGGACGCGAGCGGTAACGCCCCAGGGCGTGCGGATCGATCTTGCCTCGCCTGGCTCCGATGCACTCGGCCGAGCCGGGCTTGCAGGCGCGGTCGACAGCTTCTTCTGGGCGCGCTTTGGCGGCGCCCTGCTCCTCTCACTCGTCGATGATGCCGCCTATATCGCCGGACAGGCCGCCTCGAGCGGCAATGGCAATTTCAACAATGTGACCCGGGCGCCCAGCGAAGGCGCGGCGATTGCCTTGCAGAACAATATCAATATCCGGCCGGTGCTGAAGAAGAATCAGGGCGAGGAGGTCGGCATCTTCGTCGCCAAGGATTTCAACTTCGCCGACGTCTACAATCTGGAACTGCGGCGGTAA
- the virB9 gene encoding P-type conjugative transfer protein VirB9, translated as MNTLVAAVFIAFASLSAAHAVEVPRGAASDPRVKFVDYEEAQVYRIVGTFRTATQIVLSEDETIRHVALGDTVSWEVAVAGHILFLKPRERAGPTNLIVTTSRGGTLRSYAFELTARSGPITGRTSQAYFQVRFRYPRDEAARAERLRAAQIAMQAAALEAQAVRGALDHAVIEGPRNMNYKVQGSSELQPSEVSDNGQFTVLRFPANREVPAIYLVRPDGSETLVPFDVRDEFVVVHLVSRQLRLRRGGEVLCIYNQAPEPYGVDHGTNTGSPHVERTITHPQE; from the coding sequence ATGAACACATTGGTCGCTGCGGTTTTCATCGCGTTTGCATCCCTTTCTGCTGCCCATGCGGTCGAGGTCCCGCGTGGCGCTGCGTCTGACCCACGCGTCAAGTTCGTCGATTATGAGGAAGCGCAGGTCTATCGCATCGTCGGGACCTTCCGGACAGCGACCCAGATTGTCCTCAGCGAGGACGAGACGATTCGGCATGTAGCGCTGGGCGACACCGTCTCCTGGGAGGTGGCGGTGGCCGGCCACATCCTGTTCCTCAAGCCGCGCGAACGCGCTGGACCGACCAACCTTATCGTCACCACGTCTCGCGGCGGAACGTTAAGAAGCTATGCCTTTGAACTCACGGCTCGCAGTGGTCCGATCACCGGTCGCACTAGCCAAGCCTATTTCCAGGTGCGCTTCCGCTATCCGCGGGACGAGGCGGCGCGGGCCGAACGCCTGAGAGCGGCACAGATCGCGATGCAAGCGGCGGCACTGGAGGCCCAGGCTGTTCGCGGTGCCCTCGACCATGCGGTGATCGAGGGTCCGCGCAACATGAATTACAAGGTCCAGGGCTCGAGCGAGCTGCAGCCGTCGGAGGTCTCCGACAATGGCCAATTCACCGTGCTGAGGTTTCCGGCGAACCGGGAAGTTCCTGCCATTTATCTGGTGAGGCCAGACGGGTCCGAAACGCTGGTTCCGTTCGACGTTCGCGACGAATTCGTCGTCGTTCATCTGGTGTCGCGCCAACTGCGCCTGCGCCGGGGCGGCGAGGTGCTGTGCATCTATAACCAGGCGCCCGAACCTTATGGCGTCGATCATGGAACGAATACCGGATCGCCTCACGTCGAGCGCACCATCACCCATCCGCAGGAATGA
- a CDS encoding type IV secretion system protein, giving the protein MRKGKIAAIGAIILGTAGPAAAQGIPVYDSSGYLQALATVKNTLSMIEQGKEQIAEAKQLYGSFNQVTDVNGIAPSLSTDAMRHLLPREARDLGRLMSSDNASLGSLGSAATRIRDANRIALPELRPGASAYERASRDNLLRNGDLAARDAAIAESAYGVSAQRTAGLEELRTSLDTASDAKQVMDIQARVGVENAHIQNDALQLQALRMRQESERRLQMQRDDEQDLADLSASLGGS; this is encoded by the coding sequence ATGCGTAAAGGCAAAATCGCAGCGATCGGTGCGATTATCCTGGGAACAGCAGGTCCGGCCGCCGCCCAAGGCATACCGGTCTATGACAGCTCTGGCTATTTGCAGGCGCTCGCCACGGTCAAGAACACCCTGTCGATGATCGAGCAGGGCAAGGAGCAGATCGCCGAGGCCAAGCAGCTCTACGGTAGCTTCAATCAGGTCACCGACGTCAACGGCATTGCCCCGTCGCTTTCCACCGACGCGATGCGCCATCTTCTGCCGCGCGAGGCCCGCGACCTCGGCAGGTTGATGTCGTCGGACAATGCCAGCCTGGGATCGCTTGGCAGTGCCGCGACCCGCATTCGCGATGCCAACCGCATTGCACTGCCGGAGCTGCGGCCTGGCGCATCCGCTTATGAACGGGCGTCGCGCGACAACCTGTTGCGAAACGGCGATCTGGCCGCCCGCGATGCTGCGATAGCGGAGTCGGCCTACGGCGTCTCGGCCCAGCGCACCGCAGGCCTGGAAGAACTGCGCACCTCGCTCGATACGGCTTCGGACGCCAAACAGGTCATGGACATCCAGGCAAGGGTAGGGGTCGAAAACGCCCACATCCAAAATGATGCCCTGCAGTTGCAGGCGCTGCGGATGCGGCAGGAGTCAGAACGTCGTCTTCAGATGCAGCGCGACGATGAGCAGGATTTAGCCGACCTATCGGCAAGTTTGGGAGGCTCGTAA
- a CDS encoding virB8 family protein — protein MRVADNGAEAVPTSGLKRYFQEARSWDQDRVRSALRSTRIAWTVAAVTSVLAAASIFAVAALAPLKTVVPYVIRVNQTTGAVDVQTALTQRPMRYDEAVTKYFLAQYVRTRESWIPAAAEENFRFVTILSQPAEQQRWARFFSNNNAASPQNAWGKNVVVQARVRNIAFINDRVANVRFTREIQTETDTQSSDWIATVTFAYANAPMAEGDRYRNPLGFQVENYRSDPEVVR, from the coding sequence ATGCGAGTTGCTGACAATGGCGCGGAGGCGGTGCCTACTTCCGGGCTCAAACGCTATTTCCAGGAAGCGCGAAGCTGGGACCAGGACAGGGTTCGATCGGCATTGCGATCGACGCGTATTGCTTGGACCGTTGCGGCGGTAACCTCAGTCCTTGCGGCCGCATCCATTTTTGCTGTCGCCGCGCTGGCCCCGCTCAAGACCGTCGTGCCCTATGTCATTCGGGTCAATCAGACGACGGGCGCGGTGGATGTCCAGACGGCGCTGACCCAGCGGCCGATGCGCTACGATGAAGCGGTCACAAAATACTTTCTCGCGCAATATGTCCGGACGCGTGAAAGCTGGATACCGGCGGCTGCGGAGGAGAATTTCCGCTTCGTGACGATCCTGTCGCAGCCTGCGGAGCAGCAGCGCTGGGCGCGCTTCTTCAGCAACAACAATGCCGCCAGTCCGCAGAACGCCTGGGGGAAGAACGTCGTTGTGCAAGCACGAGTGCGCAACATCGCCTTTATCAATGATCGCGTCGCTAACGTGCGCTTTACGCGGGAGATCCAGACCGAGACGGATACGCAGAGCAGCGATTGGATCGCCACGGTCACTTTCGCCTATGCCAACGCGCCGATGGCCGAAGGTGATCGCTATCGGAACCCGCTCGGCTTCCAGGTCGAGAATTACCGCTCCGACCCGGAGGTGGTCCGATGA